In Crassostrea angulata isolate pt1a10 chromosome 6, ASM2561291v2, whole genome shotgun sequence, a genomic segment contains:
- the LOC128186759 gene encoding uncharacterized protein LOC128186759, with product MVMPQFCIGIFLLFRIKTFAQFCPYPDKFYIKRGVNTYCQKIYNCIPGYEIRPCDKSCEVEKCIPCPTGTYKPFLSHSDDPIRKQCLKPDLNCDPRVTIPVENGTYSPRCARQKNCACNHGKCFHGNPCQCERNFEPCGIDEEMNYKGKCIKCMEGYMKPYRGCNQCERIVPTPPKFQRETKREEGQTLNM from the exons ATGGTGATGCCACAGTTTTGTATAGGAATTTTCCTTCTATTTCGAATTaag ACTTTTGCACAGTTCTGTCCTTATCCAGATAAGTTTTATATCAAGAGAGGAGTGAATACATACTGTCAGAAGATTTATAACTGTATACCAG GCTACGAGATTCGTCCCTGTGACAAATCCTGCGAGGTGGAGAAATGTATTCCATGTCCCACTGGAACATATAAACCATTCCTTAGTCACTCTGATGATCCAATCCGAAAACAGTGCTTAAAACCAGACTTAAATTGTGACCCAAGAG ttACTATTCCAGTAGAAAATGGGACTTACTCTCCAAGATGTGCTAGGCAGAAAAACTGTGCTTGTAATCACGGAAAGTGTTTCCATGGCAACCCATGTCAATGTGAAAGAAACTTTGAACCATGTGGTATCGATGAAGAGATGAATTATAAGGGAA AGTGTATTAAGTGTATGGAAGGCTATATGAAGCCTTACAGAGGTTGTAACCAGTGTGAAAGAATCGTTCCAACACCACCCAAGTTTCAGAGAGAGACCAAGAGGGAGGAGGGGCAAACTCTCAATATGTAA